The sequence AGCACTACACCGACAGCCGCCGGGTCGGCCACCGGCTCTTCGACATCGCCGAGTTCGACGGGTACGCCGACCTGCTGGCCCGGTCGCCGGAACAGCTCGCCGGCTGGCGCGACGGCGGCGGCCAGCGCTGGCTCGACGAGCGGGAACTGCTCACCCGGGCCGAGGCGTACGGGCTGGCGACGGTTCCCCGACCGGCCACGGTGGACGCCGCCGAGCTGCCCCGCGACCTGGACAAGACGTACGCGTTCCTGACCGACCACCTGCCGCACACGCTGGTGGCGCTCGACGGCGTACCCGGCCGGTCGGAGGGTCTGGTGCTGCGCGACGCCGACCGGTCGGTGATCGCCAAGGCCCGCTTCCAGGACTACGAGCGGTCCCGCCGCCGCCGCTCCGGCGGCCGCTGACCCCACCCCCGGTGGTGGCCCGCCGCCCGCCTCGGTGATCAAGAAGTTTGCGTCAGGTCCGGGGCCGATTCCGACGCAAACTTCTTGATCACTGCGGGGACGGCGGGTGCGCCGGAGGTGGGGAGGTGACGGATGGTGACTGTCTGATTGCTGATCGCGGTCTTCGGGGGCGGCTTCTAACGTGACCGCGGAGCGCGCGGCGACCCGACAGGCCGGGAGGCACGATCACCATGAACCCGACCAGGCAGGTCTCGGGCGGCGGGACGGAGGAGGACCTCGTCCGGCTGGCGATCCGGGCGGTGGCCCCCGACGAGGAGCCGCTGATGGTGTTCCTGCAACCGGCGTACCGGCGTGACCCCGACCGCTGGCGCGACGACCCTCGTGACCTGGTGCGGGTGAGCGGCGGCGAGGCCGGCGGAGGCGGGTTCCACGAGAACGTCGAGCCGCTGCTGCCGTACGTCATGGTGCTGACCGGCGTCGCGCTCACCGCGCTGCGTGACGCGGCGCAGGGCCAGGCCACCGACGCGGTGCGCGGCGGCCTGCGCCGGCTCGGCCGGCGGTGGCGGGTCCGTCGCTCGGGCGCCGAGGCGCCGGCGCTGCCGGCGGTGCGGCTGCGCCCCGGGCAGGTGCTGCGCATCGAGGAGGCGGTCACCGCCGCCGCCCGCGACCCGCGCTGGGCGCTCACCGACGACCAGGTGGCGCTGCTGCGCGCCGCGGTGCGGGACGCGTTCGTCGCGCGGTTCGGGGTGGACGGCGGGAACGCCGACGGTGCGTGAGGCGACGTCGTACCGCGCCGGCCACGCCGCGCTGACCCCGCCGCTGCCCTCGCCGGCCCTGGGCCGCTTCGTCGCCGTGGTGACCGCGGTCGTCGGGACGAGCATGTTCGGCTGGCAGACGGTGCTCATCGACGCCGCGCTCACCCGGGAACGGGCCGAGTGCGTCGGCGGGCTGCGCCGGTTTCCGCCGCCGGTCGACGTGCGCGCCGGCACGGTCAACGAGGAGTCGGCCGCAGCGGTGCAGCGGTGCCTCGGCACCCTGCACGCCGACGTGGTGCGTCAGATGCTCGTCGGGCTGGCGGTGCTGACGGCCGTGACGGCGGCGATCTACCTGGCCGCGCCGTGGTGCGAACGCCGGTGGCGCGACCTGCGCCGGCTGGACCGGGTGCCGGGCACCGAGGCGTTGCGGGCGGACCTGGCCGCCCTGGTCCGCGAGGTGGGGCTGCGTCGGCCGCCGACGTTCGTGGTGTCGAGGTCGGCACGGGTCAGCGGCAACACCTTCGGCACGGTCGGAGTCCGGTACGTCCGGCTCGACCTGGGGCTCGTGCACGCCCACCGGACGGCGCCCGGGGTGTTCCGGACGGTCGTCCTGCACGAACTCGCCCACCTGCGCAACGCGGACGTGGACCTGACCCGGCTGACGATCGCGTTGGCATGGGCCTTCCCGCTGGGTGTGCTTGCCCCCGTCGCGGTCAACTACGCCGGCGCCGTACCGGCCGCGCACCTGCTCGGCGACGCCTGGCGGTTGGCGGTGTTCGCGCTGGTGGTGCAGGTGTCGGCCTGGTCGGTGCTGCGGGCCCGGGAGTTCGCCGCCGACGCCCGGCTGACCGGGGTGGACGCGGCGACCGCCCGGGCGATGCTCGCGGCCGACCGCACCCGCGCCGGACGCTGGTCCCGCCTCGCCGCCGTGTTCCGGTTCCAGCCGCTGGCCGGGGCCCGCGCCGACGAGCTGGCCCGCCCGGCGCGCCGGGTCGCCGCCCGCCCGATCGAGGCGCTGGGGGCCGGCCTGGCGGCCGGGATCGCCGCACCGCCGCTGCTGGACCTGATGTCGCAACTGCCGCGCACCCTGGGCGGCCCCGATCCCCTCACCGGCGGCGCGTTCCTCGTCGGCCTGCTGCTCGGCGCGCCGCTGGCCCTGGTCACCACCGGCGCGCTGTGGCGGTCGGCGTGGTGGGCGCGGCACGGCGGCGGCACGGCGTCCCGGGGTGGCCTGTTCGGCGCGGCGCTCGCCGCCGGGCTGCTCGTCGGCCGCCGGCTGGCCTGGTCCGCCGGGTACGCCAGCGACCGGCCGGCCTGGTGGGTCGAGCTGACCTGGGCCGTGCTCGGGGTCGCCGGTGGCGTCCTGCTCGGCCGCTGGGTCGCCCTCGGCGCTCGCGCGCACCTGCGCCGGGTCGCGGTGGGCGACGCGACCCGCACCCGCCTGGCGTGGGCCGGCGCCGCCGTGGCCACGACCGTGCTGGCCGCCGCCTTCGTGGCGTCGTTCCTGATCCTGGACGCGTGGTCGGCGGACTCGGAGGTGAGCATGCCGCGGGTGCTCGCGGCGCGGGAGGGCCACCCCGACCATGTCACCGCGCTCACCCTGCTGGACACCCTCGGCTGGTACGTCCGCGTGCTGGCCGACCAGGCGCCGTACCTGCTCGCGCTGCCGCTCGCCGCCGCGCTGTACCCGGTCCTGGCGAACCGGCACGCCACCCGGCGGGCGGTCCGGCTCGGCCTGGTCGCGGGGGTCGTCGGCGCGGCGGCGCTGCCGGCGGTGGCGACCGGCGTCGCGGTCGCGGTCCGGGACCCGGACCTCGGGCCGGCGGCGCTGCGGGGCCTGGTCGAGGGTCACACCCTGCTGCCCGTGACGCTGGTGGAGATGACCGTGGCGGTCGCGGCCGTGGCCGGCCGACGGCTGTCGGTCTGGCACGCCCTGCTCGCCGCCGGCACGGCGGGGCTGCTGTTGGCGCCGGTGCTGGTGGCCGTGACGGCGGCGCTGCCCTGCCTCGGCACCGCCGCCGACCTCGACTGTGTCCGGCCTCCCGAGCAGGTTCTCGTCGTCCGGTCGGTCAGTCACGCCCTTCTCGTCGCACCGGTCTTCGCGGCGCTCGCCGCGGCGCTCGGTGCCGCGGTGACGGCGGCGCTCGCCGTGGCGGCGCGCGCCCGGCACCGGCGCTGGCTGCTGGCCGGGGCCGCCGTCGTGGTGCTGCTCGGCGCGTCCGGGGCGGTCGCCGGCGCGCACCGCGGGTCGGGGCGCGCGGCGGTGACCGGACAGGACGGCTGCCTGGTCGGGGTGTGGCGGCTCACCGCCGGCCGCTACCACGTCCCGGTCGCCGCCGACTCGCCGCTGGGCACGCTGGCCGGGCTGCGACAGGACGCGAGCGTGGACCTGGTCAGCGGCCCGGAGACCGGCTTCGCCAGCGCGTACCGGGTGGACGGCACCGCGACGGACCTGTTCGACCTGACCGTGGCCGAGGGTTCCCTCAACGGGCACACCGTGCGCAACGTCCGGCGGGGCACGCAACCGGTGGACCGCCGGGGTGGGGCGGTACCGGCAGCGCGACGGGGTGACCGCGGGCGACGTGAACCTGCTGCGGGTCGACGGCCGGGAGCTGGACATCAGCTCGGTGATGGCGGACTCGGCGGGCTCGTACCGCTGCGCCGGCGACCGGCTGGTGATCCGGCTGGCGGCCGACGACGGGTCGTGGGGCGAGGAGACCTTCGTCCGCAGCCGCGCCTGACAGGCCGACGCATCGCGGCATTTACATTTAACAAAGTTAACTGATAGCCTCCCGCGCATCGACGAGGAGGTATGTCATGCGACTCCGACCCGCACTCACCGCCCTGGCCGCCGGCGTGGCGCTGGCCACAGTCGCCGCCGCCCTGCCGACGACGCAGGGGCTCGCCGCGGCCATCACCGACGTCGCGGCCCTCGCCTGCACCGCGCCCGCCTGGGCCGAGGGCACCACCTACCCGGCGGGCAGCCAGGTCAGCTACGCGGGCCGGCGCTACGAGGCCCTGATGACCCACACGCCACCGCCGGGCGCCGGCTGGAACCCGGCCGCCACGCCGTCGCTGTGGCGGGACCTCGGCGCCTGCGACGGCGGCGGCACGCCCGCACCCACGCCGTCGCCCACCCGCACCTCGTCGCCCACCCCGACCCCGACGCCGACCGCGACGCCAACCACCCCGCCGCCCGGCACGCCGACCTGCGCGGTCAAGCCCCGACCGGCGGGCAAGGTGCTGCAGGGCTACTGGGAGAACTGGGACGGCGCCGCCAACGGCGTCCACCCGCCGCTGGGCTGGATCCCGATCACCGACCCGCGGATCACCGGACACGGCTACAACGTGGTCAACGCCGCCTTCCCGGTGATCCGCGCCGACGGCACCGTGCTCTGGGAGGACGGCATGGACGCCACCGTCAAGGTGCCCACCCCCGCCGAGATGTGCCAGGCGAAGGCGGCCGGCCTGACCATCCTGCTCTCGATCGGCGGCGCCACCGCCGGCATCGACCTCAGCTCGACGGCGGTCGCCGACCGGTTCGTCGCCACGGTGGTGCCGATCCTGAAAAAGTACAACTTCGACGGCATCGACATCGACATCGAGACCGGCCTGACCGGCAGCGGCGACATCAACCGGCTCTCCCCCTCCCAGGCGAACCTGATCCGGATCATCGACGGGGTGCTGGCCCAGATGCCGGCCGGCTTCGGCCTCACCATGGCCCCGGAGACCGCGTACGTCACCGGCGGCAGCGTCACCTACGGCTCCATCTGGGGCGCGTACCTGCCGATCGTGAAGCGGTACGCCGACAACGGCCGGCTCTGGTGGCTGAACATGCAGTACTACAACGGCAGCATGTACGGCTGCTCCGGCGACTCCTACCCGGCGGGCACGGTGCAGGGCTTCACCGCGCAGACCGACTGCCTCCACACCGGACTGGTCGTCCAGGGCACCACCATCCGCGTCCCGTACGACAAGCAGGTCCCCGGCCTACCGGCGCAGCCCGGTGCCGGCGGCGGACACCTGCCGCCGTCGTCGGTGGCGCAGGCGTGGAACGCCTACCGGGGCGGGCTGAAGGGGCTGATGACCTGGTCGCTGAACTGGGACGGCGCCAAGGGCTGGACCTTCGGCGACAACGTCCGGTCCCTGCAGGGCCGCTGAGATCCGCTCCCCCGGCCCCGCCCCCGCTCACCGGGGCGGGGCCGGCTCGCGCCCGCACCCGGCGGTCGGGCGGCCGGACCCGCGCCGGACACTTCGACGCATCGACATGTTGCGACGACGTTGCGGACGCCTCTAGGCTGTCATGGGAGCGCTCCCGAGCCTCGTCCGGGCATCGAGGCGACACCGGGCACCGCCCGGACGGGTGGGTGATGTGTGGGCACCACATCCATCCGGTCCACGGCCGGCCCGGGCACACCACCTCGCACCCGACCCCCGCACAGATTGAGACGGTCCCATGCAGAAGATCCCCCGCCCGACGCGGCGGCACCTGCTCGCCGCCGGTGCCGCGGCCGCCCTGACCATCGGCGCGTCGGCGTTCCTGCCGGTCGCCAACGCGATGGCGGCACCCGGCTGCGCCGTCACCTACACCACCACCTCCTGGACCGGCGGGTTCACCGCCAACATCACGATCAAGAACCTCGGGGACGCGGTCAACGGCTGGACCCTCGGCTTCAGCTTCCCGGACGCCGGGCAGCGGGTGGGGCAGGGCTGGTCGGCGACGTACCAGCAGAGCGGCCAGTCCGTCACCGCGCAGAGCCTGAGCTGGAACGGCTCCCTGGCCGGCGGGGCGTCCACCACCATCGGCTTCAACGGCACCTGGACGGGCAGCAACCCGGCGCCCACGTCGTTCACCCTCAACGGCACGACCTGCATCGGCGCGACGACCCCCGCCACCCCGCCGCCGACCACCACACCGCCGACCACGCCACCCCCGACCACGCCACCGCCGACCACGCCACTGCCCACCGGGCAGACGCCGGTGGCAATCAACGGTCAGCTCCGGGTCTGCGGGGTGAACCTGTGCAACCAGTACGGCCGGCCGATCCAGCTACGCGGCATGAGCACCCACGGCCTGCAGTGGTTCGCCCAGTGCTACGACGACGCGTCCCTCGACGCGCTCGCCACCGACTGGCACGCCGACCTGCTGCGGATCTCGATGTACGTGCAGGAGGGCGGCTACGAGACCAACCCGAGCGGCTTCACCGACCGGGTCAACACCCTGGTCGACGAGGCCGGTGAGCGGGGCCTGTACGCGCTGATCGACTTCCACACGCTGACCCCCGGCGACCCGATGTACAACCTGGACCGGGCCAAGACCTTCTTCGCCGCCGTCGCGGCCCGCAACGCCAACCGCACCAACGTCATCTACGAGATCGCCAACGAGCCCAACGGGGTCAGCTGGCAGACCATCAAGAACTACGCCGAGCAGGTCATCCCGGTGATCCGGGCCAACGACCCGGACGCGATCGTCGTCGTCGGCACCCGGGGCTGGTCCTCGCTGGGCGTGTCGGAGGGCGGCAACTCCACCGAGGTGATCAACAACCCGGTGAACGCCAGCAACGTGATGTACGCGTTCCACTTCTACGCCGCGTCGCACAAGGACAACTACCGGGCCGAGGTCGAGCGGGCCGCCGCCCGGCTGCCGCTGTTCGTCACCGAGTTCGGCACGGTCACCTACACCGGCGGCGGGGCCGTCGACGCGGGCAGCAGCACCACCTGGCTGGACCTGCTGGACCGGCTGAAGATCAGCTACGCCAACTGGACGTACTCCGACGCCGACGAGGCCAGCGCCGCCTTCAGGCCGGGCACCTGCTACGGCGGCACGTACGCCGGCACCGGCGTGCTCACCGAGTCCGGCGTCTTCATGCGCAATCGGATCCGTACCCCGGACAACTTCCCCACCAGCTGATCGAGCGACACCGGGCGGCGCCCGTCCCGACCGGGGCGGGCGCCGCCCGAGCGGTCGCGGGGCGGGCCGCCCCGCGACCGGCGTGACTCTCTAGGCGACGGCCGCCGCGGCGGCCCGCCCGGCCGTCCGCCCGGAGAAGAGGCAACCACCGAGGAAGGTGCCCTCCAGGGAGTTGTAGCCGTGCATGCCGCCGCCACCGAACCCGGCGACCTCGCCGGCGGCGTACACCCCGCCGAGCGGCTCGCCGTCCGGGCGCAGCACCCGGCCGGAGAGGTCGGTGTGCAGCCCGCCGAGGGTCTTGCGGGTCAGCACGTGCAGCTGGACGGCGATCAGCGGACCCGCCGCCGGGTCGAGCAGGCGGTGCGGCGTGGCGACCCGGATCAGCCGGTCGCCCCGGTACCGGCGGGCGCCCCGGACGGCGTGCAGCTGGGCGTCCTTGCCGAACGGGTGCGCGATGTCGCGGTCGCGCGCCTCGACCAGCCGGCGCAGCGGCGTGACGTCCAGCTGCGGGCCGCCGGTCTGGGCCGCCAACGCGTTCATCCCGTCGACCAGTTCCTCCAGGGTGTCGGCGACCACGAAGTCGGCGCCGTGGCGCTTGAACGCCTCGACCGGGCCGGGCGCGCCGGGACGGACCCGGTGCAGGACCTGCCGGACGCTGCGGTTGGTCAGGTCCGGGTTCTGCTCGGAGCCCGACAGCGCGAACTCCTTCTCGATGATTTTCTGAGTGAGCAGGAACCAGCTGTAGTCGTGGCCCGTGCTCCGCAGGTGCCGCAGGGTGGCGAGGGTGTCGAAGCCGGGGAACAGCGGCGCGGGCAGGCGCCGGCCGGTCGCGTCGAGCCACAGCGACGACGGGCCGGGCAGGATCCGGATGCCGTGGTCCGGCCAGACCGGGTCCCAGTTGCGCAGGCCCTCGGTGTAGTGCCACATCCGGTCCGGGTTGATCACCTGCCCGCCGGCGGCCTCGGTGATGGCCAGCATCCGGCCGTCGACGTGGGCGGGCACCCCGGCGACCATCCGGGTCGGCGGCGTGCCGAGCCGCGCCGGCCAGGCCCGCCGGACCAGGTCGTGGTTGCCGCCGATGCCGCCCGAGGTGATGATCACGGCCTGCGCGCCGTACGCGAAGTCGCCGACGGCCACCCGGGAGGTGCTGCGGCCGCGCGGGGCGTCGTCAGGTTCGAGCACCGTCCCGCGTACCCCGGTGACCACGCCGCCGGCGGTGACCAGCTCGTCGACCCGGTGCCGGAACAGCAGCCGTACCCGGCCGCGCGCGACGGCGTCCTGGACCCGCCGGGCGAACGGCTCGACCAGCCCCGGGCCGGTGCCCCAGGTGACGTGGAACCGGGGTACGGAGTTGCCGTGGCCGTCGGCCGCTCCCCCGCCCCGCTCGGCCCAGCTGACCACCGGGAAGAGCCGGTGGCCCATCCCCCGCAGCCAGGCCCGCTTCTCCCCGGCCGCGAAGTGCACGTACGCCTCGGCCCACCGGCGCGGCCAGTGGTCCTCGGGCCGGTCGAAGGCCGCGCTGCCCGTCCAGTCCTGCCAGGCCAGCTCGACCGAGTCGCGGATACCCATCCGCCGCTGCTCGGGCGAGTCCACCAGGAAGAGGCCGCCGAACGACCAGAACGCCTGCCCGCCGAGGTTCTGCGCGGGCTCCTGGTCGAGCAGCAGCACCCGCCGACCCGCGTCGGCGGCCTCGGCGGCGGCGACCAGGCCGGCCAGCCCGGCGCCGATCACGATGACATCCGTATCCATGCCACCGACGCTACGTACCAGATTGCCAAAATGGTGGCGGTCGACGCGCAAGATCCGGGGTAGGTTTTGTAACCCGGATGACAAAGTGAGGGGCGGAAGCGTGTCCGACGCGCTCATCGACATCGAGCCGGGGCTCGCCGCCCTCCCGCCGACGGTCGGCGGGCACCTCCGCGGGCTGCGGGCGCCCCTGCACGAGCGGATCCTCGCGACCGTCCGCGCGGCCATGCGGGCGCAGGGCCGGTCGCTGACCGGCGGACAGGGGCAGGGCCTCACCCTCGGCGTCGAGACCGCCGTCGACGCCTTCGTCGAGGCGGTCGCCGACCCGGGCCGCGACCTCGCCGCCACCCGGGCGGTGTTCCACGCCCTCGGCCGCACCGAGTACCGGGAGGGCCACCGGGTGGACGCGCTGCGCACCGTCCTCACCCTCGGCGCCCGGGACATCTGGGCCTTCCTGGTGGAGAACGCCGGCCCGGCCGGCCCGGCGCCGGGCGACCTGTACGTCATCGCCGGTGCGCTCTTCGGCTTCGCCGACGCCCTCGCCGGCGCGGCGGCGGAGGGGTTCCTCGACGAGCAGCGCGACGCCGCGCAGGACTGGGCGACCACCCGACGCCGGCTGATCACCCTGCTGGTGCAGCCCGAGACCCCGGCCGAGAGCGCGCTGCACGCGGCGGCCGACGCGGCCCGCTGGCCGCCGCCCCGCAGCGTCGCCGTGGTCAGCGTCGACGGCACCGACGCCGAGCACCTGGCGCGGTCCATCGGCGGGGGCGCGATCGCCACCGTCATCGACGACGCGGTACGGCTCGTCCTGCCCGACCCGGGCACGCCCGGGCGGCTGGCCCGCGCCCGGCAGGCGCTGACCGGCCGGCGGGCGGCGTTCGGGCCGACCGTCGAGCTGGGCCGGGCCCGGCTGTCGTACCGGCTCTCCCGACGCGCGCTGGCCCTGCAACACGACGGCGTGCTCCCGGCGGGGCCGCTCGGTTGCGACGAGCACCTGCTGACCCTGCTGATGGCGTGGGAGCCGGGCCTCGCCGACCGGCTGGCCGCCGTCGGGCTGGCCGCGTTGGACGGCGTGCGGCCCGCCGCCCGGCAGGCGCTGGCCGAGACGCTGCACAGCTGGCTGCGCCGGCAGGGGCAGGTGGTCGCCGTCGCCGAGGAGCTGCACACCCACCCGCAGACCGTGCGGTACCGGATGCGCCGGCTGCGTGAGCTGTTCGGCCCGGCGCTGGACGATCCCGACGCCCGGCTCGCCCTGCAACTCGCCCTCCGGCACCGGTTGAGCCGCCCGGCCGGTGACCACGGGTGGTCCGAGACCCGTCCGCGTTGAACCGTACGGCTGTCCGATCCGAACCACTGGTCGTGCGTACCCGAACCGCCGCGCTGCTGGGGCTGCTGCTCGCCCTGCTGTCCGTACCGCTGGCGCCGCCCGTCCCCGCCGCCGCCCACGCCGCGCTGGTCGCCACCAGCCCGGTACGCGACGCGGTGATCGGTTCCCCGCCGCGGGAGGTGGTGGTGACCTTCGGCGAGCCGGTGTCCCCCGTCGCGGGGCGGGTGCAGGTCCTCGGCCCGGACGGGCGGAAGGTCCACACGGGTGAGCCGGTGGTGCGCGGCGGTACCCTGCGCATCCCGGTCCGGGTGCCCGAGCGGCCGCTCGGCACCTACCTGGTCAGCTACCGGGTGATCTCGGCCGACAGCCATCCGGTGGCGGGCAGCTTCACCTACTCCGCCGGCGCCCCGTCGGCGACTCCCCCGCCGCCCGACGGTCGGACCCGGCCCAGCGGTGCGCTGGCGCCGGCCGCCCGGTACGTCGGCTACCTGGGGCTGGTGCTGGCCGTCGGTCCGGTGCTGCTGGCCGTCGGGATGTGGCCGCGCCGGCGCTCCCGCCGCCCGGCCCAGGTCGCCGCCGGGGCGGGCCTCGGCCTGGTCGTGGTGGCCACCGCCGGGCAGTGGGTGGCACAGGCCGCCGACATGGTGGGAGCGCCGGTCGGTGAGCTGTCCCCGGCCGACCTACGGGCGGTGGGCGCCAGCGCCGTCGGCCCGGTGTTGGGCGCCCGGCTGGCCCTGGTCGGCGTGGCCGCGGCGCTGCTGCCCGCCGTCGTGGCCGGCCGGTCGGGTCGGGGGCGGCGGGCCGCGCTGGCGGTGGTCGGCGTCGCCGCGCTGACCACCTGGCCGTTGGCCGGGCACCCGGTGGCCGCGCCGCTGCCGCCGGTCAGTGTCGCCGTCGGCGTGGTGCACCTGGCCGCGATGGCGGTCTGGTCGGGCGGGCTGCTCACCCTGGTGGCGTTCCTGCTGCCCGGCCTGCACGAGCGGGTGCGCGCCCGCGTCCTGCCCGCCTGGTCCCGGCTGGCCACCGTCGCGGTGTGCTGGCTGGTCGCCAGCGGCGTCGCCCAGGCCGCGGTCGAGCTCGGCCGGCCCACCGCGCTGCTCGACACGACGTACGGGCGGCTGCTGTGCGGCAAGGCCGCTCTGCTCGCCGTGGTGCTGGCGGTCGCCGCCGGGCAGCGACGCCTGGTGCGCCGGGGGCTGGCGGCGGGCCGGCCGGGCCGGGTCAGCCGGGCGGCGGGGGTCGAGCTGGCCGCCACCGCGGTGGTGCTGGCTCTCGGCGCCGTGCTGGTGCAGACGCCGCCGGGCCGCACGGCCGGCACCGAGGCCGCCCGGGCCAGCCGGGTGGGGGTCGCCCAGACGCTGACCAGCGGCCTGTACACCTTGCAGTTCGACGTCTACCCGGTGCGGGTCGGGACGCCGAACTCCCTGCACGCCTACGTCTACACGCCGCAGGGCCAGGCGCTGCCGGTCGTGGAGTGGACGGTCAGTCTGGCCCTGCCGGCGGCCGGCGTGGAACCGGTCCGGGTGCCGGTCGACACGCCGGAACCGCACCACGCCAGTGCGGAGGTCACCTTCCCGGTCCGCGGCGAGTGGACGCTGCGGTTCACCGTCCGGACCAGCGACGTCGACCAGGCCACCGTCACCGCCACCGTGCCCGTCGGCTGAGGCACCGCCGGGCCGGCGGGCCGGCCCGCACCCGGCGCGCCGACCGGGTGTCCCGGTGGCGGGCGTCCCTCGGGTCAGTCGACGGCCGCGCCGATGTGCCAGGTGGCCGAGTCGAAGTCGGCGTACCCGCCGTCGGCGCCGATGTCCTGCACCCAGAGGCCGGCGAACGCCCCGGTGAAGCCCCAACCCGTCGGCTCACCGTCCACCGCGCGGGCCGCGTGCTCGTCGGAGAGGATGGTGGCGTCGAGCACGGGCGACAGGGGCCGCCACCCGTCGCCGAGGTCGTAGGAGAACCGCAGGGCCGGCCCGTCGAAGACCACCCGCAGTCCGAGCCGCGCGCGCCGCCCCAGCCGCACGGTCGCCTCCGGGTACGCCGCGCGCCGGCCGGAGTCGCAGCTGAGCACCGCCAGCACCGGCTCTCCCGCGTCGTCCAGGCTGACGTAGGCGTAGTGCCAGTTGCGGCTGTTGTAGTAGCCGGTGATCCCGGCCAGCTGGCGGAAGGTCTCCGGCCGGAACTCCAGCACGGTGGACAGGGCGCAGCGCGGGTCGGTTACCCGGCGGGCGACCAGGCTGGGCCGGTGCCGCCCGACCGGTGACTGGCCGCCGACGATCCGCAGGTGGGAGGGACGGACGGCGAGGTCGACCCAGTCCGGGGTCGCCGGGCGGCGCAGGGTGGACCAGGCCGGCCCGAGGGTGGGGGCGTCGAAGTCATCGGTCGCCGGCTCCGCCGGCCACGGCGCCGGCGGCAGGTCGGGGGCGGCCACCACGTCAGCGGGTACGCCCCCGCGCACCCGGGGCCACCCGTCGGCGGTCCACTCGACCGGTTGCAGGGCGGTCTCCCGGCCCAGCACGCAGTTGCCCAGCGGGGTGTAGGGGCGGCCGGTGAGGTGGGCCAGGTACCACCGGCCGTCGCCGGTCTCGACCAGGCTGCCGTGGCCGGCCTTCTGCAACCGCAGCTCGGGCCGGCCGTGCGAGCTGATCAGCGGTCCGTCCGGGTCCGGCCGGTACGGACCGAAGAGCGACCGCGAGCGGGCCACCGTCGCCTGGTGCTCCCAGCTGGTGCCGCCCTCGGCCGTGAGCAGGTAGTACCAGCCGTCGCGGCGGTAGAGGTGCGGTCCCTCGGTGACCCCGGCGGTGGTGCCCTCGAAGATCAGCCGGGGCGGGCCGACGAGCCGCCCGGCCAGCGGGTCGTACCGCTGGATCTCGATGCCGCCGAACGAGTCCCGCCCGGGGCGCCAGTCCGCGCGCATGGCCAGCAGCCAGGTGCTGCCGTCGTCGTCGTGGAAGAGCGACGGGTCGAAGCCGTGCGCGTGCACGGGCACCGGGTCCGACCAGGGGCCGGTGACGTCGGGTGCGGTGACCACGTAGTTCTGCGGATCCCAGTAGCCGCCGGCGAAGCTGGCCACGTCGGTGTAGACGAGGTGGAACCGCCCGTGCGCGTACGACAGGCAGGGCGCCCAGACGCCGCACGAGTCGCCGACGCCGGTGAGGTCGAGCAGGCGGCGCTCGGTGAGGAGGCCGCCGAGCGGCCGCCAGTGGACCAGGTCCCGGGAGTGGTGCAGCCGCACCCCGGGGTACCACTCGAACGTCGAGGTGGCCAGGTAGTAGTCCTCCCCCACCCGCAGGATGGACGGGTCGGGGTGGAAGCCCGGCAGCACCGGGTTGTGGATCACACGGGTGGTGGTGGGCGTGGTTACCCCGCTGGTCATGGGGAGGTCTCCTCGTGGGGGGCGGGTCACTTGCCGAAGCCGGCGGTGAGGCCGCCGAGCAGGTGACGCCGGCCGAACAGGTAGAGGGTGAGCACCGGCAGGGCGGAGAACACCACCAGCGCCATCAGGCCGGGCACATCGGTGCCGAACTGGTTCTGGAAGTTCCACAACCCGAGCGGCAGCACCCGCTGCTCGCGGCTCTGGGTGAGGACGAGGGGGAAGAGGAAGCCGTTCCAGGCGCCCAACCCGCTGAAGATGCCGATGCTGACCAGGCCGGGCCGGGCCAGCGGCACGACGAGCCGGGTGAAGGTGCGCGCCGAGCCCGCCCCGTCGACGGTCATCGCCTCGTACAGCTCGTCGGGGATGTCGCGCAGCGTGCTGGTGAGCACGACGACCGACATG comes from Micromonospora purpureochromogenes and encodes:
- a CDS encoding RNA ligase family protein, encoding MTLTEKVDGTNSRIILTPDGRYLIGSREELLHARGDLIANPALGIVEALRGLAERLCADAPADRFTVYYLEVYGGKVTGASKHYTDSRRVGHRLFDIAEFDGYADLLARSPEQLAGWRDGGGQRWLDERELLTRAEAYGLATVPRPATVDAAELPRDLDKTYAFLTDHLPHTLVALDGVPGRSEGLVLRDADRSVIAKARFQDYERSRRRRSGGR
- a CDS encoding M48 family metalloprotease; this translates as MREATSYRAGHAALTPPLPSPALGRFVAVVTAVVGTSMFGWQTVLIDAALTRERAECVGGLRRFPPPVDVRAGTVNEESAAAVQRCLGTLHADVVRQMLVGLAVLTAVTAAIYLAAPWCERRWRDLRRLDRVPGTEALRADLAALVREVGLRRPPTFVVSRSARVSGNTFGTVGVRYVRLDLGLVHAHRTAPGVFRTVVLHELAHLRNADVDLTRLTIALAWAFPLGVLAPVAVNYAGAVPAAHLLGDAWRLAVFALVVQVSAWSVLRAREFAADARLTGVDAATARAMLAADRTRAGRWSRLAAVFRFQPLAGARADELARPARRVAARPIEALGAGLAAGIAAPPLLDLMSQLPRTLGGPDPLTGGAFLVGLLLGAPLALVTTGALWRSAWWARHGGGTASRGGLFGAALAAGLLVGRRLAWSAGYASDRPAWWVELTWAVLGVAGGVLLGRWVALGARAHLRRVAVGDATRTRLAWAGAAVATTVLAAAFVASFLILDAWSADSEVSMPRVLAAREGHPDHVTALTLLDTLGWYVRVLADQAPYLLALPLAAALYPVLANRHATRRAVRLGLVAGVVGAAALPAVATGVAVAVRDPDLGPAALRGLVEGHTLLPVTLVEMTVAVAAVAGRRLSVWHALLAAGTAGLLLAPVLVAVTAALPCLGTAADLDCVRPPEQVLVVRSVSHALLVAPVFAALAAALGAAVTAALAVAARARHRRWLLAGAAVVVLLGASGAVAGAHRGSGRAAVTGQDGCLVGVWRLTAGRYHVPVAADSPLGTLAGLRQDASVDLVSGPETGFASAYRVDGTATDLFDLTVAEGSLNGHTVRNVRRGTQPVDRRGGAVPAARRGDRGRREPAAGRRPGAGHQLGDGGLGGLVPLRRRPAGDPAGGRRRVVGRGDLRPQPRLTGRRIAAFTFNKVN
- a CDS encoding carbohydrate-binding protein; the protein is MRLRPALTALAAGVALATVAAALPTTQGLAAAITDVAALACTAPAWAEGTTYPAGSQVSYAGRRYEALMTHTPPPGAGWNPAATPSLWRDLGACDGGGTPAPTPSPTRTSSPTPTPTPTATPTTPPPGTPTCAVKPRPAGKVLQGYWENWDGAANGVHPPLGWIPITDPRITGHGYNVVNAAFPVIRADGTVLWEDGMDATVKVPTPAEMCQAKAAGLTILLSIGGATAGIDLSSTAVADRFVATVVPILKKYNFDGIDIDIETGLTGSGDINRLSPSQANLIRIIDGVLAQMPAGFGLTMAPETAYVTGGSVTYGSIWGAYLPIVKRYADNGRLWWLNMQYYNGSMYGCSGDSYPAGTVQGFTAQTDCLHTGLVVQGTTIRVPYDKQVPGLPAQPGAGGGHLPPSSVAQAWNAYRGGLKGLMTWSLNWDGAKGWTFGDNVRSLQGR
- a CDS encoding cellulase family glycosylhydrolase, which translates into the protein MQKIPRPTRRHLLAAGAAAALTIGASAFLPVANAMAAPGCAVTYTTTSWTGGFTANITIKNLGDAVNGWTLGFSFPDAGQRVGQGWSATYQQSGQSVTAQSLSWNGSLAGGASTTIGFNGTWTGSNPAPTSFTLNGTTCIGATTPATPPPTTTPPTTPPPTTPPPTTPLPTGQTPVAINGQLRVCGVNLCNQYGRPIQLRGMSTHGLQWFAQCYDDASLDALATDWHADLLRISMYVQEGGYETNPSGFTDRVNTLVDEAGERGLYALIDFHTLTPGDPMYNLDRAKTFFAAVAARNANRTNVIYEIANEPNGVSWQTIKNYAEQVIPVIRANDPDAIVVVGTRGWSSLGVSEGGNSTEVINNPVNASNVMYAFHFYAASHKDNYRAEVERAAARLPLFVTEFGTVTYTGGGAVDAGSSTTWLDLLDRLKISYANWTYSDADEASAAFRPGTCYGGTYAGTGVLTESGVFMRNRIRTPDNFPTS